The genomic stretch GGGCAGGCGACAACGCGGCGAGGATATCGACCAGCGCATTCTCAAGCTCTTGCGTCGCGTCCTGTTCGGCTTTCCAGGCGGAGGTATATTGCCGGAAAGGCTCCCAGTCGCGTTCCGACACCGCCTGTCCCGATAAATAGCGGTCGGTCAGCGCCAGCCACTGTTTACGCAAGGCATCCAACTGCGGCGCCCGCAGCCAGTCAGACCAGGGCTGGCAGGCATCGCTCAACAAAAAGCGCACCCATTGCAGCGGCACCGCCCAGATGTCCTTGTCCGGCGTCAACACCTCAAACAGTGCCTCGGCCTGTTCCGGCGTCAGGAACGGCGCCGACTCCAGAATCACGGCGAAAGCGGTCGGCAGTCCGGTCACACGCTCAAACACCGTCATGGATTCATGGTGCGCCAGCGTGGCGGAAATCGTCCCGCGCTCGTCCGCCCAATACGGTGTGGAAGCGCGCACCACCGCCCCTGAGGCGGCATGCTGTCTCAGTCGCTGCGCCAGAAAGGCGTGTAATGGCGGGTCACCGTAAAACGCAGGCCAGGGCGCGTCGGTTCGAAGCGATGCGGCCGGCAGGTTTTCCAGGGCGATGCCCTCAGACTGTAGCCATTGCTTAAGCTCCGATAGCGTCAGGGCGCCCATTTGCCGCGAGGCCAGCTTCCCATGCTTAAACAGCAGCAACGTGGGAATAAACCGGGGCCGGGGGCCTCGCACGAATTCATCGTGGAAATAGAGGAAAATACCGGTACACAAAGAATTCTGGTTAAAGACACGCTGGGTCAGACCCATATGACCGCCATCAGTGCCGTCAATCAGGTCGAGCGTGTTTTGGGCTTGAATCACCGCTTGCCGCCCGCTATCGGCATCACGTATCCGGAACAGTCCGCTGATTTGCAGGCCGATATTACCGCTATGGCCGCCATGGGGTTGTCGGTGCTGCCTTGTTGATTAACGCTTTTGTTAAACCCGATGAGAGGCAAAGACCCGATTATGAATTTGTCGTGGCGATCGACAACAGCGCAATAATGGGCTGCTGCGATCCTTGCACTAAAACATCGTTGACGCCGATTTATAAAACATCGATGCAGCGAAAAGAGAGATGACGAGCGAAGCGCCGCGATAAAACAGCGTTGGCTTTAGCCTGCGCTGACTTGAAGCGTCGTTGAGACTAATCAGCGTGCCGGCGTAGGTCCATATAAAAGAAATGGGAAGCAATGCCAACAGCAGAGCGAACATCGCTTGAATATAACTGTCTTGATATATGAAAGCCGACGGAGGAATGATGGAATCGGCGAATAAAAAGGCCTTGGGGTTGAGTAAGGTCGTGATAAAGACCGTGCCGAAAGTGATATTGCCGCTAATTTGATGAAGCGAAAACCGCCACACTTTGATCGCCAAATAAACGACATAACAGGCCGAGAACAATTTAATGACGCTCAGCACCAGATTTCCATGTTGTGCCAGATAAGTAAACAACAGCCCCCATGCAGAGACTGCCAATAGATATCCGAGCCATTCTGATAAAATCAGCTTTATGCTTTTAATAAAACCTTGGGTATAACCAGAACAAAGAAGCAAAGTGTTGGTCGGCCCCGGAATGCTCAGAAATAATGCGATATAGAATATAACTTTTATGTATTCATTTTCATGAATCATGTTGATATTACCTCAATTAAGCCAACAGTGTTTGATCTGGGTATCGTTCCGGGTTCGGTATACCGATATAGTCCGCTCCTAAACAAAACAATCACCTTTCTATCTGGATCTGCTAGACTGGGCGCCTTGTCTGATAACTCATTTGGTTTGTTGATGAACACGTCCCAACATCACGATAAAGCAGAAACAACATCCATTAATATTGGAAACAAAATCAAACAATTAAGAATGACCAGAAATATTTCTCTTAATGATCTTTCCAGGTTATCAGGCGTGTCAAAAGCCGCGTTGTCCAAGCTAGAGTCTGGTCACTCGAACCCACGAGTCGATACGTTGGATGCGATTGCCAGCGCCCTGCGAGTTCCTCTAAGCGATCTGCTTGCCGTTAATACCAGCGCTTATCCTTACATGGAAAAAGGTATTCCAATGCAAGGGGAATACGCCCAAAAGATGAAATTCCGTATTGGGCTGGGCAATATCGCTGAAATATGGCATTTGCAAATGAACCCCGGCGTCATTATCAATAGCCCGCCACATGCATCTGGAACACACGAGCATATTCTGGTGCATTCAGGCTCATTAATGCTCAAGCTTGCCGATGACGAAAGCATCGTGCTTAAAGCGGGCGATTTTTACTGTTTTTCCGGAAACATCACTCACTCTTATATA from Dickeya fangzhongdai encodes the following:
- a CDS encoding LysE family translocator translates to MIHENEYIKVIFYIALFLSIPGPTNTLLLCSGYTQGFIKSIKLILSEWLGYLLAVSAWGLLFTYLAQHGNLVLSVIKLFSACYVVYLAIKVWRFSLHQISGNITFGTVFITTLLNPKAFLFADSIIPPSAFIYQDSYIQAMFALLLALLPISFIWTYAGTLISLNDASSQRRLKPTLFYRGASLVISLFAASMFYKSASTMF
- a CDS encoding helix-turn-helix domain-containing protein, with translation MNTSQHHDKAETTSINIGNKIKQLRMTRNISLNDLSRLSGVSKAALSKLESGHSNPRVDTLDAIASALRVPLSDLLAVNTSAYPYMEKGIPMQGEYAQKMKFRIGLGNIAEIWHLQMNPGVIINSPPHASGTHEHILVHSGSLMLKLADDESIVLKAGDFYCFSGNITHSYICTDSAVSATVVMSNAIQV
- a CDS encoding thioredoxin family protein encodes the protein MRGPRPRFIPTLLLFKHGKLASRQMGALTLSELKQWLQSEGIALENLPAASLRTDAPWPAFYGDPPLHAFLAQRLRQHAASGAVVRASTPYWADERGTISATLAHHESMTVFERVTGLPTAFAVILESAPFLTPEQAEALFEVLTPDKDIWAVPLQWVRFLLSDACQPWSDWLRAPQLDALRKQWLALTDRYLSGQAVSERDWEPFRQYTSAWKAEQDATQELENALVDILAALSPAPVAASETWQTLRDPINVILWQIAQIDAGWTPAERAMPAKRDLWFKAQEDLMSDQAPTNEKFNAWQTKWQEENADFAAKEEAFYQTVDARLAVLEQPLQAHLLTLLRQSPRFLPPEDLD